The following are encoded in a window of Halosolutus halophilus genomic DNA:
- a CDS encoding L-aspartate oxidase has protein sequence MTRNPPTDRRASTRDHASGVEGRLDAADGTDTVVDDRCPEYDVVTTPVLVVGAGAAGARVAIELAESGIESLVIGKRDHGDAHTTWAAGGINAALGSLDPDDDWAIHAADTLNEGHHLNDPEAVELTAKGMPDRIRELDEWGMPFDRTDDGTINQRYFGAQSYRRTCFVGDRTGEAVLETLIDRARELEVPYRDNVMITRLLSDGTRIDGAVGFDMETGQGMLFRTNHVVLAAGGFSALYHRHSSRDDENNGDGQALALEAGARLADLEFVQFHPTGMVGDRYGEEWDGRLVTEAVRGEGGRLYNADGERFMERYSPDQMELDARDVVARAIAQEIREGRGTETGGVYLDISHRDSEYVRDRLPAMVERFDSLGVDITEEPMEVAPTAHYTMGGVGIDFRTGETGVEGLYAVGETVAGVHGANRLGGNSLAETVAIGKHVGDHVASEVTDGDDEPELTGGHRALAEREFRALDDLAASDGTITPRELLDDLGDALWETAGILRDAEGLRNGLDELADIRARTADLRVDGDRTSRSFEYAVDLSFSLTVAEAMLRAALERRESRGAHYRTDFPETNPSWRVNILVSIDDGELSTSHRGVGEPSAAVREALEEGYELDYHHLE, from the coding sequence ATGACAAGAAACCCGCCAACCGACCGGCGAGCATCGACGAGGGACCACGCCAGCGGTGTCGAGGGTCGACTCGATGCCGCGGACGGGACCGACACGGTGGTCGACGATCGGTGCCCGGAGTACGACGTCGTCACGACCCCCGTGCTCGTCGTCGGGGCCGGCGCGGCGGGGGCGCGAGTCGCGATCGAACTCGCGGAATCGGGGATCGAGTCACTCGTGATCGGCAAACGCGACCACGGCGACGCGCACACGACGTGGGCGGCCGGCGGGATCAACGCCGCGCTCGGGTCGCTCGATCCCGACGACGACTGGGCGATCCACGCGGCGGACACGCTGAACGAGGGCCACCATCTCAACGATCCCGAGGCCGTCGAACTGACTGCGAAGGGGATGCCCGATCGGATCCGCGAACTCGACGAGTGGGGGATGCCGTTCGATCGGACCGACGACGGGACGATCAATCAGCGGTACTTCGGCGCACAGTCGTACCGGCGGACCTGTTTCGTCGGCGATCGGACCGGTGAAGCCGTGCTCGAAACGCTGATCGATCGTGCACGGGAACTCGAGGTCCCGTACCGCGACAACGTGATGATCACGCGACTACTCTCGGATGGCACCCGGATCGACGGCGCGGTCGGTTTCGACATGGAAACCGGCCAGGGGATGCTGTTCCGGACGAACCACGTCGTGCTCGCGGCGGGCGGGTTTTCGGCCCTCTACCACCGCCACTCCTCGCGCGACGACGAGAACAACGGCGACGGACAGGCGCTCGCCCTCGAGGCGGGTGCCCGGCTCGCGGATCTCGAGTTCGTCCAGTTCCACCCGACGGGGATGGTCGGCGACCGGTACGGCGAGGAGTGGGACGGCCGACTCGTGACCGAGGCGGTCCGCGGCGAGGGCGGCCGGCTGTACAACGCGGACGGTGAGCGGTTCATGGAACGGTACTCTCCGGACCAGATGGAACTCGACGCCAGGGACGTGGTCGCGCGAGCGATCGCCCAGGAGATCCGCGAGGGGCGCGGGACCGAAACCGGCGGGGTCTACCTCGACATCTCCCACCGCGATTCCGAGTACGTCCGCGATCGGCTGCCGGCGATGGTCGAACGTTTCGATTCCCTCGGCGTCGACATCACCGAGGAACCGATGGAGGTCGCACCCACGGCCCACTACACGATGGGCGGCGTCGGAATCGACTTCCGAACCGGCGAGACCGGGGTCGAGGGACTGTACGCCGTCGGCGAGACGGTCGCGGGCGTCCACGGGGCGAACCGGCTCGGCGGCAACTCGCTGGCCGAGACCGTCGCGATCGGGAAGCACGTCGGCGACCACGTCGCAAGCGAGGTCACCGACGGAGACGACGAGCCGGAACTCACCGGCGGCCATCGAGCGCTCGCGGAACGCGAGTTCCGCGCACTCGATGACCTCGCGGCGTCGGACGGAACCATCACTCCGCGGGAACTCCTCGACGACCTCGGCGACGCCCTGTGGGAGACCGCCGGCATCCTGCGCGACGCCGAGGGACTCCGGAACGGCCTCGACGAACTGGCCGACATCCGTGCTCGAACGGCCGATCTCCGCGTCGACGGCGATCGGACGAGTCGATCGTTCGAGTACGCCGTCGACCTCTCGTTCAGCCTCACCGTCGCCGAGGCGATGCTCCGGGCCGCGCTCGAGCGACGCGAGTCCCGCGGGGCACACTACCGTACCGACTTTCCGGAGACGAATCCGTCGTGGCGGGTCAACATCCTCGTCTCGATCGACGACGGAGAGCTCTCGACGTCCCACCGGGGCGTCGGC